From Erwinia sp. HDF1-3R, one genomic window encodes:
- a CDS encoding molecular chaperone, whose protein sequence is MLRHFILSLIAVFLISTAQASVVLNGTRIIIDNARQEKNIQFTNSGHHPALVQIMPGNEENADRPPFVALPQVFRILPDAGQTVKIKITRENLPQDRESMFYLEYIDIPSVKKNDEDKNKLYLIVKSRVKVFVRPDGISPKVDKIREKLSFSLNGGDIIIKNRSPFYANLRSFSLQRGTEKVNFSDAVTIAPFSQANVSRKGKDSTLSGWSMRALLINDFGSDDIIEIAKNKSQ, encoded by the coding sequence GTGCTCAGGCATTTTATTCTCTCTTTAATCGCTGTATTTCTAATAAGCACCGCGCAGGCAAGCGTTGTCCTGAACGGCACCCGCATAATAATTGATAATGCCCGACAGGAGAAAAATATACAGTTTACTAATTCAGGTCACCACCCTGCCCTGGTTCAGATTATGCCAGGGAATGAGGAAAACGCTGATCGTCCGCCCTTTGTTGCTCTGCCTCAGGTATTCAGAATTTTACCTGATGCCGGTCAGACCGTGAAAATAAAAATCACCAGGGAAAACCTGCCACAGGACAGAGAGTCCATGTTTTACCTTGAGTACATTGATATTCCCTCGGTAAAAAAAAATGATGAAGATAAAAACAAGCTTTACCTTATTGTTAAAAGCAGGGTCAAAGTATTTGTTCGTCCGGATGGTATCTCACCCAAAGTCGATAAAATACGTGAGAAGCTCTCCTTTAGCCTCAACGGCGGCGATATCATCATTAAAAACCGCTCTCCTTTTTATGCCAATCTCCGCTCTTTTTCTCTACAGCGCGGTACGGAAAAAGTGAATTTTAGTGACGCGGTGACGATTGCCCCCTTCAGTCAAGCTAACGTCAGCCGAAAAGGAAAAGACAGTACGCTTTCAGGTTGGAGCATGCGTGCACTTTTGATTAATGATTTTGGTTCAGACGATATAATAGAAATCGCAAAAAATAAATCGCAATGA
- a CDS encoding fimbrial protein, producing MKTSSVSLYLALSTCVTGVISGNVQAASQNTIRFQGEVNAQTCNVDVNGASGSPVVLLPTVSTGQLSTAKATAGKTSFTINVSGCPAPASGSQDINVLFQGNNISTNGNLGNTGTAENVDLRLLDSSDKVINLSSGQAKVSGMKLAEGATSTSQDYSVEYYTDAGSVSAGSVLSSVQYAISYP from the coding sequence ATGAAAACCAGTTCAGTATCATTATATTTAGCGCTTTCCACCTGTGTTACAGGGGTAATTTCAGGCAATGTGCAGGCGGCATCACAAAATACTATTCGCTTCCAGGGTGAAGTCAATGCCCAGACCTGTAATGTTGATGTTAATGGTGCATCAGGCAGCCCGGTGGTTTTACTGCCGACCGTGTCAACAGGTCAGCTAAGCACTGCAAAAGCCACCGCGGGTAAAACCAGCTTCACTATTAATGTCTCAGGCTGCCCCGCCCCTGCCTCCGGCAGCCAGGATATTAATGTTCTCTTCCAGGGAAACAATATTTCCACTAATGGTAATCTTGGAAATACCGGCACGGCTGAAAATGTTGATCTGCGCCTGTTAGATTCCAGCGATAAAGTGATTAATCTCTCATCGGGCCAGGCAAAGGTGTCGGGAATGAAGCTTGCCGAAGGAGCGACCAGCACTTCACAGGATTATTCCGTGGAATATTATACTGATGCAGGGAGTGTTTCAGCAGGGTCAGTATTGAGCAGCGTGCAGTACGCAATTAGCTATCCATAA